One genomic window of Mustela nigripes isolate SB6536 chromosome 15, MUSNIG.SB6536, whole genome shotgun sequence includes the following:
- the LOC132002586 gene encoding rhomboid-related protein 2-like, which yields MSDPFAVCAEEENRPVVEGGPRTMASDHDLEMEDMNLNMDRDMEGELEEEKEMREDGGREDPFKSKKVHRVVSKWMLPEKVRRTYLERANCLPPPVFIISVSLAELAVFIYYAVWKPQKQWITLDTGILESPFTYNPEKREQAWRSVSYMLVHAGVQHIVGNLIMQLALGIPLEMVHKGLRVGLVYLAGVIAGSLASSISDPLKYLVGASGGVYALMGGYFMNVLVNFREMIPAFGIVRLLIIILIIGSDMGFALYRRFFVPADGSLVSFAAHVAGGFAGMSIGYTVFSCFDKALLKDPRLWIAIAAYFACVLFAVFFNIFLSPANWTAS from the coding sequence ATGTCTGATCCCTTTGCTGTATGTGCCGAGGAAGAAAACAGACCCGTGGTGGAGGGAGGACCCAGGACAATGGCTTCTGACCATGATTTGGAGATGGAGGATATGAATCTGAATATGGATAGAGACATGGAAGGAGagctggaagaagagaaggaaatgagagaggaTGGTGGACGTGAAGATCCCTTCAAGAGTAAAAAGGTCCATAGGGTTGTCTCGAAATGGATGCTTCCTGAAAAGGTCCGAAGAACATACTTGGAGAGAGCTaactgcctcccaccccctgtgTTTATCATCTCCGTCAGCCTTGCTGAGCTGGCGGTGTTTATTTACTATGCCGTGTGGAAGCCTCAGAAACAGTGGATCACCCTGGACACAGGCATCCTGGAGAGTCCCTTTACCTACAATCCCGAGAAGCGGGAGCAAGCCTGGAGGTCTGTCTCCTATATGCTGGTCCACGCTGGAGTTCAGCACATCGTGGGGAATCTCATTATGCAGCTCGCTTTGGGTATTCCCTTGGAAATGGTCCACAAAGGCCTGCGAGTAGGGCTGGTGTACCTGGCAGGAGTGATTGCAGGGTCCCTTGCCAGCTCCATTTCTGACCCACTCAAATATCTTGTGGGTGCTTCAGGAGGAGTCTATGCTCTGATGGGAGGCTATTTTATGAATGTTCTGGTGAATTTTCGAGAAATGATTCCTGCCTTCGGAATTGTCAGACTACTGATCATCATCCTTATAATTGGGTCAGATATGGGATTTGCTCTCTACAGAAGGTTCTTTGTCCCTGCGGACGGGTCACTGGTGTCTTTTGCAGCCCATGTTGCAGGTGGATTCGCTGGAATGTCCATAGGTTACACTGTGTTTAGCTGCTTTGATAAGGCTCTACTGAAGGACCCAAGGCTCTGGATAGCAATTGCAGCTTATTTCGCTTGTGTCTTATTTGCcgtgtttttcaacattttcctaTCCCCAGCAAACTGGACTGCCTCGTGA